Part of the Polaribacter sp. Hel1_33_78 genome is shown below.
ATTCTAAGGTTACTTTTGGCTGACGATATACATCTTGACGGACATCTGGTATACTTAAACAACCTTCATTAAATACCCATTCTTCACCTTCTTCTTTTAGAATTTTAGGATTGATAAAAACTCTATTAAACGTCTTTAAAACTTCCCTTTCTTTTTCATCTAAATCTTCATCTTCAGCAAAAGGAGAAGCATCAATTAAAAATAAACGAATTGATTTTCCAATTTGTGGAGCCGCCAAACCAACACCAGAAGCATTGTACATGGTTTCTTTCATATTGATAATTAATTCCTTTAGATTTGGATAATCTATGTCAATCTCGATGCCTGTTTTTCTAAGAACGGGATCTCCGTAAGCAACAATAGGTAAAATCATTTTTGTCTTTTTAATTACTGCAAAAATACAAAGTTTGTAACTTGAATAAAACTATTTATTATATAAAAATGACTGAAGAATGATCGTTGCGCTTATTTCATCAACTAAAGCTTTGTTTCTGCGCTGGTTTTTATTCAAACCACCATCAATCATTGTTTGAAAAGCCATTTTAGAAGTAAAACGTTCATCCACTCTTTGCACTGAGATTTGTGGTATTACTTTGGATAGTTTTTTTAGAAAAGGAAGGATTAAGGCTTCACTTTCACTATCAGAGTTATCCATTTGTTTTGGTTTTCCAACTAAAAAAAGCTCTACTTTTTCTTTAGAGGTATAGTCTTTTAAAAATAAAATTAATTCCTCAGTATTTACTGTCGTTAAACCAGAAGCAATAATTTGTAGTTCGTCTGTAACTGCAATTCCTGTTCTTTTTTTTCCAAAATCGATGGCTAAAATTCTTCCCAATCTGTATACTATTTATGCAAAAATATAGTTTATACTTTTAATAGTAATAATTAAAGAGAATATTATCAAGAAGTTCGTTGAAATTAGTTCTTGGATTTTAAACAAAGAAGAAATATATGTTTAAAAAATGTATATTCGCCTGAGATTTTACAGATAAATTTATATTTGCAAAAAGTAAAGTTTAAAATGAAAGAAATTAGAAAAATTATAGAATCAGCTTGGGAAAATCGTGATTTATTAAAAGAAGAAAAAACTATTAGTACAATTCGAAAAGTAGTTGATTTATTAGATAAAGGTGAATTAAGAGTTGCAGAGCCCATTGAAGATGGATGGCAAGTAAATGAATGGGTTAAAAAAGCAGTTGTTTTATATTTTCCAATTCAAAAAATGGAAACTTTAGAAGCTGGTATTTTTGAATATCATGATAAAATTCCTTTAAAAAGAAACTTTGCAGAAAGAGGAATTAGAGTGGTGCCAAATGCTGTTGCCAGACATGGTGCATATATTGCTTCGGGAACTATTTTAATGCCAAGTTATGTAAATATCGGTGCTTACGTGGATAAAGGAACGATGGTGGATACTTGGGCTACAGTTGGTTCTTGTGCACAAATTGGTAAAAATGTTCATTTATCTGGTGGCGTAGGAATTGGTGGTGTTTTAGAACCATTACAAGCTGCACCAGTAATTATTGAAGACGGCGCTTTTATAGGGTCTAGATGTATTGTTGTTGAGGGAGTGAGAGTAGAGAAAGAAGCTGTTTTAGGCGCAAATGTTGTGCTAACAATGAGTACTAAAATTATAGATGTTACTGGAGTTGAGCCTATAGAAATGAAAGGAAGAGTTCCAGCAAGATCGGTTGTAATTCCTGGAAGTTATACTAAGAAATTTGCAGCAGGAGAATACAATGTACCATGTGCATTAATTATTGGAAAAAGAAAAGAAAGTACCAACAAAAAAACTTCTTTAAACGAAGCATTGCGCGAATATGACGTTGCTGTTTAAGATTTGAAAAGGCTATGACAAAGATTACTGCTATTATCCCCACTTTAAATGAAGAAATTCATATTTCTAACGCTATAAAATCAGTGAGCTTTGCTGATGAGATTATTGTAATAGATTCTTTTAGTAAGGATAATACAGTAGCGCTGGCAGAAAAGCATAATGTGAAAATTATCAAACGTAAGTTTGATGATTTTTCTTCTCAAAAAAACTTTGCAATAGACCAGGCTAAATATCCTTGGATTTATATTTTAGACACGGATGAAAGAGTTACACCAGAAGTTGAAAATGAGATTCTGGAAGCCGTTAAAAACCCAAAAGATTTTGTTGGTTTCAATGTGCGAAGGACTTTTTTCTTTTGTGGAAGTAAAATTAATTACGGAGGTTGTCAAAGAGATAAAGTGATTCGTTTATTTTTAAAAGAACATTGCAAGTATTCTGGGGTTGTTCATGAAAGAATAGTTGCAAATGGAAAAGTAGGTTTTTTTAAAAAT
Proteins encoded:
- a CDS encoding 2,3,4,5-tetrahydropyridine-2,6-dicarboxylate N-succinyltransferase, which codes for MKEIRKIIESAWENRDLLKEEKTISTIRKVVDLLDKGELRVAEPIEDGWQVNEWVKKAVVLYFPIQKMETLEAGIFEYHDKIPLKRNFAERGIRVVPNAVARHGAYIASGTILMPSYVNIGAYVDKGTMVDTWATVGSCAQIGKNVHLSGGVGIGGVLEPLQAAPVIIEDGAFIGSRCIVVEGVRVEKEAVLGANVVLTMSTKIIDVTGVEPIEMKGRVPARSVVIPGSYTKKFAAGEYNVPCALIIGKRKESTNKKTSLNEALREYDVAV
- the ruvX gene encoding Holliday junction resolvase RuvX produces the protein MGRILAIDFGKKRTGIAVTDELQIIASGLTTVNTEELILFLKDYTSKEKVELFLVGKPKQMDNSDSESEALILPFLKKLSKVIPQISVQRVDERFTSKMAFQTMIDGGLNKNQRRNKALVDEISATIILQSFLYNK
- the def gene encoding peptide deformylase; translated protein: MILPIVAYGDPVLRKTGIEIDIDYPNLKELIINMKETMYNASGVGLAAPQIGKSIRLFLIDASPFAEDEDLDEKEREVLKTFNRVFINPKILKEEGEEWVFNEGCLSIPDVRQDVYRQPKVTLEYQDEDFKTHTEVLEGLAARVFQHEFDHIEGVLFTDKLSTLKKRLIKKKLENISKGKINADYRMRFPNLKKGK
- a CDS encoding glycosyltransferase family 2 protein, translating into MTKITAIIPTLNEEIHISNAIKSVSFADEIIVIDSFSKDNTVALAEKHNVKIIKRKFDDFSSQKNFAIDQAKYPWIYILDTDERVTPEVENEILEAVKNPKDFVGFNVRRTFFFCGSKINYGGCQRDKVIRLFLKEHCKYSGVVHERIVANGKVGFFKNKIDHYSYKSYDHYISKMNHYGQLRAQQFFEEGRTVNLFHILIKPPARFFIHYIVRLGFLDGFPGFVFAKTQAYGVLTKYIKLWLLNRNATNER